Proteins co-encoded in one Pseudophryne corroboree isolate aPseCor3 chromosome 1, aPseCor3.hap2, whole genome shotgun sequence genomic window:
- the LOC134932092 gene encoding proprotein convertase subtilisin/kexin type 5-like yields the protein MFFPFEDDGFDGAPGDHQRFGYFFITNPDLYFSTKISPNLFGEFLGLHGSGAVFCLSCVSSYKLSGSICQSVCFPGEFKRSQNPDAKCEKCHDSCAECKGPGPLNCTACQPNFSLYLDEGRCVHCCSAKPEDSGECCDCTRSLEACTLITGLLAENDGHKKTALFVATSILLVLSAGAIIFFWRRARTKAVSVTKAGYEKLPDQTKSFQSFKSNRESTSSFQRDHVIEYHDRDEEEEDDDDDEDIVYMGQDGTVYRKFKYGLLEDDDEEDLEYDDESYSFR from the exons atgttctttccatttgaagatgatggatttgatggtgctccgggggatcatcaaagatttggatatttttttataaccaaccctgacttgtacttctcaacaaaaaTTTCCCCGAACTTGTTTGGAGagttccttggtcttcatg GTTCGGGAGCTGTTTTCTGTTTATCCTGTGTATCAAGTTACAAGCTGTCAGGATCCATATGTCAATCGGTGTGTTTTCCTGGAGAGTTTAAACGTTCACAG AATCCAGATGCAAAATGTGAAAAATGCCATGATAGCTGTGCAGAGTGTAAGGGACCCGGGCCTCTGAATTGTACTGCGTGTCAACCAAACTTTTCGCTTTATTTGGATGAAGGTAGATGTGTGCATTGCTGCAGTGCCAAACCAGAGGACTCTGGGGAATGCTGTGACTGTACTAGATCACTCG AGGCATGCACCTTAATAACAGGGCTCCTTGCAGAAAACGATGGACACAAAAAGACTGCTTTGTTTGTAGCCACATCCATTTTGCTGGTGCTAAGCGCAGGGGCGATCATATTTTTCTGGCGAAGAGCCCGCACAAAGGCTGTATCTGTTACCAAAGCCGGATATGAGAAATTGCCAGACCAAACAAAGTCATTCCAGTCTTTCAAAAGTAATAGAGAAAGTACTTCCAGCTTCCAGCGAGATCATGTGATTGAGTACCATGATCGCGATGAGGaggaagaagatgatgatgatgatgaagatattGTTTATATGGGTCAGGATGGAACAGTATATCGGAAATTTAAATATGGCCTTCTAGAAGACGACGATGAAGAGGATTTAGAGTATGATGATGAAAGTTATTCCTTTAGATAA